The proteins below come from a single Chelmon rostratus isolate fCheRos1 chromosome 12, fCheRos1.pri, whole genome shotgun sequence genomic window:
- the dhrs1 gene encoding dehydrogenase/reductase SDR family member 1, producing the protein MSLSGWVCVVTGASRGIGRGIALQLSEAGATVYITGRQEKSLKQTAAQVKERGGNCVPVICDSTKDKDIEGLFEQIKREQDGRLDILVNNAYAGVQAIFESMGSKFWEIDPSIWDSINNTGLRGHYFFSVYASRLMVAQGRGLIVTISSMGGLRYLFNVPYGVGKAACDRLAADMAVELKSRGVTSVSLWPGAVQTELVSQLILEKDTVHGVNWKFKDVFASGESTELSGKCIVNLATDKNLMSLTGKVLMTCDLARRYGIQDIDGRSVADYTSLKFLLTQVPYLSWLSAVVPSFLRLPRFMLTLASNRF; encoded by the exons ATGTCCTTGTCtggctgggtgtgtgtggtgacagGTGCCTCCAGAGGTATTGGCAGGGGAATagctctgcagctgtctgaggcCGGAGCCACCGTCTACATCACAGGACGCCAGGAGAAGTCTCTGAAACAAACCGCCGCACAG GTTAAGGAGAGGGGTGGAAACTGTGTGCCGGTTATCTGTGATTcgacaaaagacaaagacattgAGGGGCTGTTTGAGCAGATCAAACGTGAGCAGGATGGCAGGCTGGATATCCTGGTTAACAACGCCTATGCTGGAGTACAG GCCATCTTTGAGAGCATGGGGAGCAAGTTCTGGGAGATTGATCCGTCTATTTGGGATTCCATCAACAACACAGGTCTCAG GGGCCACTATTTCTTCTCAGTTTATGCATCCCGCCTGATGGTGGCTCAAGGTCGGGGTTTGATAGTCACCATTTCATCAATGGGGGGGTTGCGGTACCTCTTCAATGTGCCATATGGTGTCGGAAAAGCCGCA TGCGACAGACTGGCAGCGGACATGGCTGTTGAGCTGAAAAGCAGGGGAGTGACTTCTGTCAGCTTGTGGCCGGGAGCGGTGCAAACAGAGTTGGTGTCTCAGTTGATTCTTGAGAAAGACACAGTACATGGTGTAAATTGGAAG tTTAAAGATGTCTTTGCCAGCGGAGAATCCACAGAACTGAGTGGGAAGTGCATCGTCAACCTGGCGACAG ATAAAAATCTGATGTCGCTGACTGGAAAAGTACTCATGACCTGTGATCTGGCAAGACGCTATGGGATACAAGATATTGATG GACGGAGTGTAGCTGACTACACCTCCCTTAAATTCCTCCTGACTCAGGTCCCGTATCTCTCCTGGCTGTCAGCTGTTGTTCCTTCATTCCTCCGCCTGCCACGCTTTATGCTCACCCTGGCAAGCAACCGCTTCTGA
- the homeza gene encoding homeobox and leucine zipper encoding a, whose protein sequence is MATYSEHNGRNGLLASMEESFEGKVTKRECDGTFELKRSSKDLHHSASSAESNASGVASFTTNHNSVVCLPLVSEGLKLVWTQSDQTRELDTIPELVQAFNLFPYPSSHEVSTLARVCALPLDKVKVWFMVQRIKYGISWSSEEIEETRRKLAVPELCDDSTETNEEAKMKSVSKSYEELVIEEKDSDKVEGALSSFTPQKKKPKCESPDSYKPAKPTAPCFSSTLPPPQDSYFYRSPTETPASTAADVSLDLSESSSRQHRHGRYKKSKAQLAALRKSFLRENWPAEAELRRLQEETGLSRNDIRKWFSDSRYQLRVGRGSLAAAQNYSQHTAVGGKHDQPLPLTTQKTRQINGVKGPEGARSNGIRNSHFFQAFLSNSLEAFGERVLDTEGYDVMEELSGDGDSFKDEEQTEEQPLQLTKTCKTEPDVPQEPPSTLKTSPYSSPSGSPPLTASPNKLLSKSISTSKKLAHSAKASPSHTPLRISGVSSSISPALTPAGRPRKTKEQLDVLKQHFLRCQWPKSEDYTELVKLTGLPRADVIQWFGDTRYAVKNGQLRWVKGVRDQFLAEVAAQQSSSGLTNGSSSATSTRVGGGRKRKSQANAASADSTDIQPLVAYYLSTGSLHEKDLDSLCKKSRMSYQQVRDWFASQDIGETDQELIVTD, encoded by the coding sequence ATGGCGACCTACAGTGAACATAATGGCAGAAACGGACTACTTGCAAGCATGGAGGAGTCCTTTGAAGGGAAAGTAACAAAGCGGGAATGCGATGGAACGTTTGAACTTAAACGCTCCTCCAAGGATTTGCACCACTCTGCCAGCTCAGCTGAAAGCAACGCAAGTGGTGTGGCTAGTTTCACCACTAACCACAACTCTGTTGTGTGCCTGCCTCTGGTGTCAGAGGGACTTAAATTGGTATGGACGCAGTCAGATCAAACCCGTGAACTTGACACAATCCCAGAGCTGGTCCAAGCCTTTAACTTATTTCCATACCCGTCATCCCATGAGGTTAGCACTCTGGCTCGGGTATGTGCCTTGCCGCTGGACAAAGTTAAGGTATGGTTTATGgtgcagagaattaaatatgGTATCAGCTGGTCCTCAGAGGAGATAGAGGAGACACGGCGGAAGCTGGCAGTGCCTGAGCTTTGTGACGACTCTACTGAAACAAACGAGGAAGCCAAAATGAAGAGCGTGAGCAAAAGTTACGAGGAACTGGTAATTGAGGAGAAGGATAGCGACAAAGTAGAGGGTGCTCTCTCCAGCTTCACCCCCCAGAAGAAGAAACCAAAATGTGAGTCACCAGATTCCTATAAACCAGCCAAACCCACTGCCCCGTGTTTCAGTTCCACCCTCCCGCCTCCTCAGGATTCATACTTCTACCGCTCACCAACGGAGACGCCGGCAAGCACCGCAGCCGATGTCTCCCTTGACCTTTCGGAGTCATCTTCTCGACAGCACCGTCATGGGCGCTACAAAAAGTCTAAAGCTCAGCTTGCTGCCCTCCGGAAGAGCTTTCTGAGAGAGAACTGGCCTGCAGAGGCAGAGCTTAGACGTTTGCAGGAAGAAACTGGGCTGAGCCGTAACGACATTCGGAAATGGTTCAGCGACAGCCGGTACCAGCTTAGAGTTGGCCGAGGAAGCCTGGCAGCAGCCCAGAACTACTCTCAGCACACAGCAGTTGGAGGTAAACATGATCAACCTCTTCCACTTACTACTCAAAAGACTCGTCAAATAAATGGAGTGAAGGGCCCCGAGGGAGCCCGTAGCAATGGGATTAGGaattcacatttctttcagGCCTTTTTGTCAAACAGCCTGGAAGCATTTGGGGAAAGGGTCCTTGACACAGAGGGGTATGATGTTATGGAGGAGCTTTCTGGTGATGGGGACAGTTTTAAAGATGAGGAACAAACTGAAGAACAACCCCTGCAACTGACCAAGACCTGCAAGACTGAGCCAGATGTTCCACAGGAACCACCAAGTACATTAAAAACCTCTCCCTACTCTTCCCCTTCTGGCAGCCCACCACTGACTGCCTCGCCCAATAAACTCCTTTCAAAGAGCATCAGCACATCAAAGAAGTTAGCCCACTCAGCCAAAGCCAGTCCTTCACACACTCCCTTGCGCATCTCAGGGGTTTCCTCATCCATATCCCCTGCCCTCACTCCTGCTGGGCGACCAAGAAAGACCAAGGAGCAGTTGGATGTGTTAAAGCAGCACTTTTTGCGCTGCCAGTGGCCCAAGAGTGAAGATTACACTGAACTTGTTAAGCTTACAGGTTTACCTCGTGCAGATGTTATTCAGTGGTTTGGGGACACACGGTATGCTGTTAAAAATGGCCAGCTGCGCTGGGTGAAGGGAGTCCGTGACCAGTTCTTGGCAGAAGTAGCAGCCCAGCAAAGTAGCAGTGGTTTAACTAACGGAAGTAGCTCTGCAACATCTACTCGGGTTGGAGGTGGCCGCAAACGGAAATCTCAAGCAAACGCAGCAAGTGCAGATTCCACTGATATCCAGCCATTAGTAGCATATTACCTTTCAACGGGCTCGCTACATGAAAAAGATCTCGACTCTCTATGCAAGAAATCTAGAATGAGCTACCAGCAGGTGCGAGATTGGTTTGCCTCTCAGGACATTGGGGAGACTGACCAAGAACTTATTGTTACTGATTAA